Proteins from a single region of Phycisphaeraceae bacterium D3-23:
- a CDS encoding M50 family metallopeptidase, with protein MAEAQPNPAPLVLRLAYAAAVLAVSWYVMMAVHELGHALAAIATGGGVERIVLPLLGFSRTDIAPNPQPLGVAWAGPIAGVVLPVLLFMIAKLALRKRCHLAQQTLCFFAGLCLLSNGVYLGLGWLDRVGDAGDLLRHGASVWQLIVFGALSSAAGLWFWHRLGPWLGLASPRDAHRTAAP; from the coding sequence ATGGCCGAAGCACAGCCCAACCCCGCCCCGCTTGTGCTCCGACTCGCTTACGCGGCAGCCGTCCTCGCCGTGTCGTGGTACGTGATGATGGCGGTCCACGAGCTGGGCCACGCGCTGGCCGCGATCGCGACCGGCGGCGGCGTCGAACGCATCGTCCTCCCACTCCTCGGCTTCTCCCGCACCGATATCGCGCCCAACCCCCAACCGCTCGGTGTTGCCTGGGCAGGGCCGATCGCGGGTGTCGTGCTGCCAGTACTGCTCTTCATGATCGCCAAGCTCGCGCTACGCAAACGCTGCCATCTCGCCCAGCAAACCCTCTGCTTTTTTGCCGGCTTATGCCTCCTGTCCAACGGCGTCTACCTCGGGCTGGGCTGGCTCGACCGCGTCGGCGATGCGGGTGATCTGCTGCGCCACGGCGCGTCGGTCTGGCAGCTCATCGTATTCGGCGCCCTATCCTCCGCCGCCGGCTTGTGGTTCTGGCACCGGCTGGGCCCTTGGCTCGGACTTGCCTCGCCCCGCGATGCACACCGCACCGCCGCGCCCTAA
- a CDS encoding DUF5690 family protein — MPASASPVTRWLETRPKAVLTFYAAVAAFSTYFCMYAFRKPFAVATFEGLDFFGLSINGQALSLKGAIVISQLIGYMLSKYLGIKFCSEITWQQRSRVLFALVGVAWLSLLVYGLLPGPYKVIAIFFNGLPLGMVWGLVTGYLEGRTTSEILLAALSCSFIIGSSMTKDVGKWLMSETGFGVAEGWVGFATGAVFLVPFVVAVWMLSRLPQPDTDDVKERILRKPMDGKERWAFIKQFLPGLVMLIAVYFLLTAYRDYWDNFGAELFKELGYGETPGIFTATSLPIALGVMGSLALLALIRNNRLGLLAVYLLMLGGILLTAGATLAFQADLVSGAAWMTLIGLGTYLTYVPFGSVLFDRIIAETGTIATAVFAIYLADAIGYTGAVGIVFYKDFFASSAGSVAFFTNYTYLMAGVGALGLVGSCVYFLGRASDVPHAVQSKPGGDTISAPINTATA, encoded by the coding sequence ATGCCCGCCAGCGCCTCTCCCGTCACCCGATGGCTTGAAACCCGGCCCAAGGCCGTACTCACCTTCTACGCCGCCGTCGCCGCGTTCTCGACTTATTTCTGCATGTACGCCTTCCGAAAGCCCTTCGCCGTCGCCACCTTCGAGGGCCTCGACTTCTTCGGGCTCTCTATCAACGGCCAGGCGCTCTCCCTCAAAGGCGCAATCGTCATCAGCCAACTCATCGGCTACATGCTCTCCAAGTATCTCGGCATCAAGTTCTGCTCAGAGATCACCTGGCAACAGCGTTCCCGCGTCCTCTTCGCGCTCGTCGGCGTCGCCTGGCTCTCGCTGCTCGTCTACGGCCTCTTGCCCGGCCCCTACAAAGTCATCGCGATCTTCTTCAACGGCCTACCGCTGGGCATGGTCTGGGGCCTCGTCACCGGCTACCTCGAAGGCCGAACCACTAGCGAAATCCTCCTCGCCGCGCTCAGCTGCTCGTTCATCATCGGCTCGTCCATGACCAAGGACGTCGGCAAGTGGCTCATGAGCGAGACCGGCTTCGGCGTCGCGGAGGGCTGGGTCGGCTTCGCGACCGGGGCCGTCTTTCTCGTCCCCTTCGTCGTCGCCGTCTGGATGCTCAGCCGGCTCCCCCAGCCCGACACCGACGACGTCAAAGAACGCATCCTGCGCAAACCCATGGACGGCAAGGAACGCTGGGCTTTTATCAAGCAGTTCCTCCCCGGGCTGGTCATGCTGATCGCCGTCTACTTCCTGCTCACCGCGTACCGAGATTACTGGGACAACTTCGGTGCCGAGTTGTTCAAGGAACTGGGCTACGGCGAGACACCGGGCATCTTCACCGCGACGTCGCTGCCGATCGCGCTGGGCGTCATGGGATCGCTCGCGCTGCTGGCGTTGATCCGCAACAACCGGCTCGGACTGCTCGCGGTGTACCTGCTGATGCTCGGCGGCATCCTCCTCACCGCCGGCGCGACCCTCGCCTTCCAGGCCGACCTCGTCAGCGGCGCGGCGTGGATGACGCTCATCGGGCTGGGCACCTACTTGACGTATGTCCCCTTCGGGTCTGTGCTGTTCGACCGCATCATCGCGGAGACCGGCACGATCGCCACCGCCGTATTCGCCATCTACCTCGCCGACGCCATCGGTTACACCGGCGCGGTCGGCATCGTCTTCTACAAAGACTTCTTCGCCAGCAGCGCCGGCTCGGTCGCCTTCTTCACCAACTACACCTACCTCATGGCAGGTGTCGGCGCGCTCGGGCTCGTAGGCAGTTGCGTCTACTTCCTGGGCCGGGCATCGGATGTGCCCCACGCGGTCCAAAGCAAACCTGGCGGCGACACGATCTCTGCCCCAATCAACACCGCAACCGCGTGA
- a CDS encoding PEP-CTERM sorting domain-containing protein, with product MKCTPALMVPALVLTAATAQADPVLHDYTQAVFGPNSADITNPFLNYQTGTLSIFEGQAEDGLEHIETLSTSNTLNILGVENRVVQDLEYIDGLLVEIALDWYAQDNEGNVWYFGEDVVNYNYDDVGNLESTDTEGSWIADGIDSFPGILMRDAPLEGDLYFQEWAPGVAFDFAEVQSRTMTVDIDFGTFDNVLTTGEGNLFDEPEGEIVEFKHYALGTGLVQVQEFDDDGNVEFELTLISQETVPEPGSIALLGTATLMVLRRRRA from the coding sequence ATGAAATGTACCCCCGCCCTGATGGTCCCCGCACTTGTGTTGACCGCAGCTACCGCTCAGGCCGACCCCGTTCTGCACGACTACACCCAGGCGGTGTTCGGCCCAAACAGCGCCGACATCACCAACCCCTTCCTCAACTATCAGACCGGCACCCTCTCGATCTTCGAGGGCCAAGCCGAGGACGGCCTCGAACACATCGAGACGCTCTCCACCAGCAACACCCTCAACATCCTCGGCGTCGAGAACCGCGTCGTCCAGGACCTCGAATACATCGACGGCCTGCTCGTCGAGATCGCGCTGGACTGGTACGCGCAGGACAACGAAGGCAATGTCTGGTACTTCGGCGAAGACGTCGTCAACTACAACTACGACGACGTAGGCAACCTCGAAAGCACCGACACCGAGGGCTCGTGGATCGCCGACGGGATCGACAGCTTCCCAGGTATCCTGATGCGCGACGCCCCGCTCGAGGGCGATTTGTACTTCCAGGAGTGGGCGCCCGGCGTCGCGTTCGACTTCGCCGAGGTCCAGAGCCGGACCATGACCGTCGATATCGATTTTGGCACCTTCGACAACGTGTTGACCACCGGCGAGGGCAACCTCTTCGATGAGCCCGAAGGCGAGATCGTCGAGTTCAAGCACTACGCCCTGGGCACCGGGCTGGTCCAGGTCCAGGAGTTCGACGACGATGGCAACGTCGAGTTCGAACTCACACTCATCAGCCAGGAAACCGTCCCCGAGCCCGGCAGCATCGCGCTGCTCGGCACGGCGACGCTGATGGTGCTGCGCCGACGACGTGCGTGA
- the proS gene encoding proline--tRNA ligase, whose protein sequence is MAKQKTAIVPTREDNYPEWYQQVVRAADLAENSDVRGCMVIKPWGYAIWENMQQALDRMFKDTGHKNAYFPLFIPKSFLEKEAAHVEGFAKECAVVTHHRLEDDGAGGLKPAGELDEPLIVRPTSETIIGAAFARWVESYRDLPLLINQWCNVVRWELRTRLFLRTTEFLWQEGHTAHATSDEAVAETRQMHDVYADFAEDWMAMPVIKGEKTAGERFPGAVSTFTIEAMMQDRKALQAGTSHFLGQNFAKAQDIMYLSDEGSREHCWTTSWGVSTRLVGGLIMTHGDDDGLVLPPKLAPAHVVILPITFKADDPDAVIAYCEALRDELRGKAFAGRAIEVEIDTRDIRGGEKTWGWVKKGAPLRVEIGQRDMDGNSVFVARRDQSPKDKQSVPRDQFVATIQDTLQAIQDNLLQQAKQFRAEHTRVVNAKDKFYKYFTAKNADQPEIHGGFALAHWNGDEAIAEQVQKDLSVTIRCIPLEGELERCGFGDAAGEGKCIFTGEPSKGRVVWAKAY, encoded by the coding sequence ATGGCTAAACAGAAAACCGCGATCGTCCCGACCCGTGAAGACAACTACCCCGAGTGGTATCAGCAGGTGGTCCGCGCCGCCGACCTGGCCGAAAATTCGGACGTGCGCGGCTGCATGGTCATCAAGCCCTGGGGCTACGCCATCTGGGAAAACATGCAGCAGGCGCTCGACCGGATGTTCAAGGACACGGGCCACAAGAATGCCTACTTCCCGCTGTTCATCCCCAAGAGCTTCCTCGAAAAAGAAGCGGCCCATGTCGAGGGCTTCGCGAAAGAGTGCGCGGTCGTCACGCATCATCGCCTGGAGGATGATGGGGCCGGCGGGCTTAAGCCCGCCGGGGAATTGGACGAGCCGCTCATCGTACGTCCGACGAGCGAGACGATCATCGGTGCGGCGTTTGCGCGCTGGGTCGAGAGCTACCGCGACCTGCCGCTGCTGATCAATCAGTGGTGCAACGTCGTCCGCTGGGAGCTTCGTACCCGCCTGTTTCTGCGCACGACCGAGTTCCTCTGGCAGGAGGGCCACACTGCGCACGCGACGAGCGACGAGGCCGTGGCCGAGACGCGGCAGATGCACGATGTCTACGCCGACTTCGCCGAGGACTGGATGGCGATGCCCGTGATTAAAGGCGAAAAAACCGCCGGCGAACGATTTCCTGGCGCGGTCTCGACGTTTACGATCGAGGCGATGATGCAGGACCGTAAGGCGCTGCAGGCGGGCACGTCGCACTTCCTGGGCCAGAACTTCGCCAAAGCGCAGGACATTATGTACCTGTCTGATGAGGGCAGCCGCGAGCACTGCTGGACGACGAGCTGGGGTGTGAGCACTCGCCTCGTCGGCGGGCTCATCATGACGCACGGGGATGATGACGGGCTGGTCCTGCCGCCGAAGCTCGCGCCAGCGCACGTTGTCATTTTGCCGATCACGTTCAAGGCCGACGACCCCGACGCGGTGATCGCGTACTGCGAGGCGCTGCGCGACGAGCTGCGTGGTAAGGCGTTTGCCGGGAGGGCGATCGAGGTCGAGATCGACACCCGCGACATCCGCGGGGGCGAGAAGACCTGGGGCTGGGTCAAGAAGGGCGCGCCGCTCCGCGTCGAGATCGGTCAGCGCGATATGGACGGCAACAGCGTGTTCGTCGCCCGCCGGGACCAGAGCCCGAAGGACAAGCAGTCGGTACCGCGCGATCAGTTCGTCGCGACGATCCAAGACACGCTGCAGGCGATCCAGGACAACCTGCTTCAGCAAGCCAAGCAGTTCCGCGCCGAGCACACGCGCGTCGTCAACGCCAAGGATAAGTTCTACAAGTACTTCACCGCGAAGAACGCCGACCAGCCTGAGATCCACGGCGGGTTCGCGCTCGCGCATTGGAACGGCGACGAAGCGATCGCCGAACAGGTCCAGAAAGACCTGAGCGTGACGATCCGCTGCATCCCGCTCGAAGGCGAGTTGGAACGCTGTGGCTTCGGCGACGCGGCGGGCGAAGGCAAGTGCATCTTCACCGGCGAGCCCAGCAAGGGCCGGGTCGTGTGGGCCAAGGCGTACTAA
- a CDS encoding HD-GYP domain-containing protein, with protein sequence MNTRLESKRGFVVSLLLMQTLVLLIGGFVGLRIMQDQTTPALLLTFIGVGVSVLLLTLLVSYSVARRYETALEQTNVGLEHEVATRTRGHLAARNALIFGLAKLADSRDPDTGAHLERMCVFSELIARQLQRDGNHPEVTDAWVHDLRLAAALHDIGKVGIADSALRKPGKLDPDERKEIERHPLIAADTLLAIHQQMGSDPLVASCVQVALYHHERWDGAGYPFHFTGDEIPLAARIVAVADVYDALTSKRVYKDAIPHDAALTMVRDSAGSHFDPAVVAAFTAVADEINRRRKDLKEAGLIELSQIFGE encoded by the coding sequence ATGAACACTCGGCTGGAGAGTAAACGCGGCTTCGTGGTCAGTCTGCTCCTGATGCAGACGCTCGTCCTGCTGATCGGCGGGTTTGTCGGCCTGCGCATCATGCAGGACCAGACAACGCCCGCGCTGCTGCTCACGTTCATCGGGGTCGGTGTGTCGGTCCTGCTGCTGACGCTGCTCGTCAGCTACAGCGTGGCACGCCGATACGAAACCGCGCTGGAGCAGACCAATGTCGGCCTCGAGCACGAGGTGGCGACACGGACACGCGGGCATCTGGCCGCACGCAACGCGTTGATCTTCGGGCTCGCGAAGCTCGCCGACTCGCGCGACCCCGACACCGGCGCCCACCTCGAACGGATGTGCGTCTTCTCCGAGTTGATCGCCCGCCAGTTGCAGCGTGACGGCAACCACCCCGAGGTGACCGACGCCTGGGTCCACGACCTCCGGCTGGCGGCCGCGCTGCACGACATCGGCAAGGTCGGCATCGCCGACAGCGCGCTGCGCAAGCCCGGCAAGCTCGACCCCGACGAGCGCAAGGAGATCGAACGCCACCCGCTGATCGCGGCGGACACCCTGCTCGCGATCCACCAGCAGATGGGCAGTGACCCGCTGGTTGCGTCGTGTGTGCAGGTCGCGCTCTACCACCACGAGCGGTGGGACGGCGCGGGCTACCCATTCCATTTCACCGGAGACGAGATCCCGCTGGCCGCGCGGATCGTCGCCGTCGCGGATGTCTACGATGCGCTCACCTCGAAGCGCGTCTACAAAGACGCGATCCCGCACGACGCCGCGTTGACGATGGTCCGTGACTCGGCCGGGTCACACTTCGACCCCGCGGTCGTGGCGGCCTTCACTGCGGTCGCCGACGAGATCAACCGCCGACGCAAGGACCTGAAAGAGGCGGGCCTGATCGAGTTGTCGCAAATCTTCGGGGAGTAG
- a CDS encoding antibiotic biosynthesis monooxygenase — protein MDTTQKPTLGFAVIYRWRLHPGKEDAFVEAWAQITHAIRDQCGGLGSRLHRCDDGVWLAYAQWPSRAMWDEASLTDPALQAARQQMRDAIAESLPDIPLEPVSDLLVPVTTPG, from the coding sequence ATGGACACAACGCAAAAACCCACGCTCGGCTTCGCCGTGATCTACCGCTGGCGGCTCCACCCGGGCAAAGAAGACGCTTTCGTGGAGGCCTGGGCCCAGATCACCCACGCGATCCGCGACCAATGCGGCGGGCTGGGCTCGCGCCTGCACCGATGCGACGACGGCGTCTGGCTCGCCTACGCGCAGTGGCCCAGCCGGGCGATGTGGGATGAAGCATCGCTGACCGACCCGGCGCTGCAAGCCGCCCGGCAGCAGATGCGCGACGCGATCGCCGAGTCGCTGCCGGACATCCCGCTGGAGCCGGTGTCGGATTTGCTGGTACCGGTGACGACACCGGGTTGA
- the thrC gene encoding threonine synthase gives MSAYQQAIDPDAPHRYGIDEVHVTCPKAADDGRATLLDVCYDWDRVPVPKSLSYFEHRWMTKGEHGTGALDFSGVWRFRELLPFFQNEDNIVTVGEGRTNLQDARLLAQEVGLKPGNLLLQYEGLNPSGSFKDNGMTAAFTHANLVGAQRVACASTGNTSASLALFAAQSQRTGIVFIGSGKIAYGKLSQALDYGAKTLQIQGDFDTCLKNLRTIVTQRRELGIYLMNSFNPFRLEGQKTIMYRVLEALDWEVPDWIVVPGGNLGNCSAFGKAFAELHYLGLIRKIPRLAIIQAQGANPLHELVNDHGVAWNGGRYDRAKVDAYFAKLDAEDKHAHTIASAIEIGRPVNLPKALRALDVMDGVVRQVDDATILEHKAQVGRLGFGCEPASAASVAGARMLIEEGVIDRGERVVCILTGHQLKDPDATVKYHTGIDMKSAQESAPRAEPTGKLANRPIPVPDDLDAIIAAITGDASTSTALSPGDTPQPVADLPVREY, from the coding sequence ATGTCCGCCTACCAACAAGCCATCGACCCCGACGCCCCGCACCGCTATGGCATCGACGAGGTCCACGTCACCTGCCCGAAAGCCGCTGACGACGGGCGCGCCACGCTGCTCGACGTCTGCTACGACTGGGACCGCGTCCCCGTGCCCAAATCGCTCAGCTACTTCGAGCACCGCTGGATGACCAAGGGCGAGCACGGTACCGGGGCCCTCGACTTCTCCGGCGTCTGGCGCTTCCGCGAGCTGCTCCCGTTCTTCCAGAACGAAGACAACATCGTCACCGTCGGCGAAGGACGCACCAACCTCCAGGACGCGAGGCTGCTCGCGCAGGAGGTCGGGCTGAAGCCCGGGAATCTGCTCTTGCAATACGAAGGGCTTAACCCGTCGGGCTCGTTCAAAGACAACGGCATGACCGCCGCGTTTACCCACGCCAACCTCGTCGGCGCGCAGCGCGTCGCCTGTGCCTCCACCGGCAACACCTCGGCCTCCCTCGCGCTCTTCGCCGCGCAGTCCCAGCGCACCGGCATCGTCTTCATCGGCAGCGGCAAGATCGCCTATGGCAAGCTGTCCCAAGCCCTCGACTACGGCGCGAAAACCTTGCAAATTCAAGGCGATTTCGACACCTGCCTGAAAAACCTCCGCACCATCGTCACCCAGCGCCGCGAGCTGGGCATCTACCTGATGAACTCCTTCAACCCCTTCCGCCTCGAGGGCCAGAAGACCATCATGTACCGCGTGCTCGAAGCGCTCGACTGGGAGGTCCCCGACTGGATCGTCGTGCCCGGCGGGAACCTGGGCAACTGCTCTGCCTTCGGCAAGGCGTTTGCCGAGCTGCACTACCTCGGGCTCATCAGAAAAATCCCGCGGCTCGCGATCATCCAGGCCCAGGGCGCCAACCCGCTGCACGAGCTGGTCAACGACCACGGCGTCGCGTGGAACGGCGGGCGATACGACCGCGCCAAGGTCGACGCCTACTTCGCGAAGCTCGATGCCGAGGACAAACATGCCCACACCATCGCCAGCGCGATCGAGATCGGCCGGCCCGTCAATCTGCCTAAGGCGCTGCGTGCGCTGGATGTGATGGACGGCGTCGTGCGCCAGGTCGACGACGCGACGATCCTCGAACACAAGGCGCAGGTCGGGCGACTCGGCTTCGGCTGCGAGCCCGCGAGCGCCGCGTCGGTCGCCGGGGCACGCATGCTGATCGAAGAGGGCGTGATCGATCGAGGCGAGCGCGTCGTCTGTATCCTCACCGGGCATCAACTCAAAGACCCGGACGCAACCGTCAAGTACCACACCGGGATCGACATGAAGTCTGCGCAGGAATCCGCCCCGCGCGCCGAGCCGACGGGCAAGCTCGCTAATCGCCCGATCCCCGTGCCCGACGACCTCGACGCCATCATCGCCGCGATCACGGGTGACGCAAGCACGAGCACGGCGCTCTCGCCCGGCGACACGCCCCAGCCCGTCGCCGACCTGCCGGTGCGTGAGTACTAG